The Vitis vinifera cultivar Pinot Noir 40024 chromosome 3, ASM3070453v1 region TTTAAGAAATTCCAAGGTGAGGTTTTGGGTGCGGTTGCTTGTCATCCTAAAAGAGAAAGACAAGACGACACAACCATAACTTTCAGAGTTCAAGATTTTGAGAAGAATCAAGACTTCATTGTAACATGGAATGATATGAAGTCGGAAGTTTCTTGTATATGCCGGTTATTTGAATATAAAGGTTTTCTTTGTAGACATGCAATGATAGTTCTCCAAATTTGTGGCCTTTCAGACATTCCATCTCAATATATCCTGAAACGTTGGACGAAAGATGCAAAGAGCAGGCACTTACTGGGAGAAGAATCTGAACAGGTGCAATCTAGGTCGCAGCGATACAATGACTTATGTCAACGAGCTATGAAATTGGGTGAAGAGGGATCATTATCCCAAGAGAGTTATGATATTGCATTCCGTGTGCTAGAAGAAGCTTTTGTAAATTGTGTTAATGTGAATAACTCTAGTAAGAGTCTTATAGAAGCTGGCACATCAGGCGCTCATGGGCTCCTCTGCATTGAAGATGATAACCAAAGTAGAAATATGAGCAAgacaaataagaaaaagaatccAACCAAGAAAAGAAAGGTTGGTTGTGAATTGTggttacttttattattttttttttgtgcgtGTCTGTCATATTCACCAAAGGACTCTCTTAATATTGCAGGTACCCACTGAGCCAGAAGTTTTGGCTGTTGCAGCGTCAGACAGCTTGCAACAAATGGTTTGTCATACTTCAAACATACTTGCCTGcttaaatttatatttcaattaatttatgtcctataaattattttatcattgaaGATCTGATTTTTGAATTGTGGTCCTCCCAAGCTCAAGAGGTTCTTTACAAAAGGAtgctatggaaaaaaaaaatttgtgacaattaagaaaggaaatttaCTAATGTGTATTAAATCGTGTTTGTAGGACAAATTAAATTCTAGAGCAGTAACCCTTGACAGCTACTATGGTGCGCAACAGAGTGTCCAAGGAATGGTATGAAGTGCTATAATTAAGGTCATGCATCTCATGAAGCGTCagaacaaaattataatttaaaattggtGTTTTATGCTTTTTGCAGGTACAACTTAACTTAATGGCACCTAATCGTGACAATTACTATGGGAATCAGCAGACAATTCAGGGCCTGGTATATAATGTCATCATTGTGACTATTTAATAAGGAAGATGGACATGCTTACACATGAATAGAGAAACATAATGATGATGATCAAACTTCTGTCTCATATTTGTAGGGGCAACTAAACTCAATAGCACCAAGTCATGATGGTTATTATGGCGCTCAGCAAAGCATTCATGGACTGGTATGTTAATTCATAATGTTTGTCATTAGTTTCTGTTTTAAAGTTATTTCAACCTATAGTTGTTACATTTACAAATTGGGGTTTCATGTCTGCAGGGGCAGATGGATTTTTTCCGAACACCAACTAGTTTTGCTTATGCCATTCGGGTCAGTTTCTCATATATGGTATTCAAATAGTTGGGTAGGGTCATGCCACCTTTACTACATAGCTTTCTTacactttttcttctcctttatGGCAGGATGAGCCTAATGTGAGATCCGCGCAGTTGCACGATGATGCACCAAGACATGCATGAGGAGCCTATCTCTCATTACAAAAGTTAGTTTACCTTTAAACTCAAGTTATTCCTCAAATCTGATGATAATTTGGGTATCAGACAACAATCACTCTGTTTGCAGGCAAGGCATTACAAAAGGAAAATTGTGCTGGAGCTGGAAATCTCtgtaaaaaatgaaatgtacCATGCATTGTGAATGGAGGATTACCGAAGAAGAGAACCTTCTTCTCGGTGTCTGTAAAATAAGCAAAGGTAGATGAGGTAGTTCTGTTATTACCCTACATCTGATAGCAATACCCATTAAGCGTTGGAACAAATCCTGAGTTAGGGTTTATTTCTCTTGTAAAGTTTGTTGTATTGTTATATCATATTTGTGACTGCTTCAAGCCCAAATAGTACTTAGTTTGAATTTCTAGAACTTAATTTCATCACTCCTTTGAATCATTCTGCTGTTATCAGAAAATTCCTTACAAGTGAAAGAGATAGGGTTTATTGTGTTGTATTAATATCACTTGTTGCTTCAGTCTAATCCTGTTTGGTTGAGACAGTTTGGTCAATAAGTTCTCAGAACATCACGGTTGCTGTGGCTGCTGATCTTCTTTTCCTGGAGGTGGCATGATGGTTCAGTTTCTCCGGTCCAGGGCCAACCCTAACAAAATCTCAGGTGACAAACTGTATCCTCACACTGTAAGGAAAACCCCAAAAAATCGAACTGTACTAAGCATATTGCATTTGGGGGTTAGGGTTACTGGGGGTTTAGCTTTTTGCTATGCACCCCTAGCAGTTCTATGTTGGATACTAGGGTTTCATTCAGTATGGCTTCCTTTATCGTTGATGGGTCTGAGTTGAAGCTGAACTCGGGATTTTTAAAAAGGGTAATTTTGGTATTATGAAAGTTTAGCCATGAGTTGAAGCTGAACCCATAGATTCTAAAAGGGGCAATCTTGGTATTATGAAAGTTCCGCTAAACCATAACAACTTTTTGCACTAGCTAAAGAGATTTTATAAAGGTCCCAGCCAAAACTCCTTTGCTCTgccaatattttaattttctaaaggATAGAATTACCCAAGTGAGAAGACTGTTTAGCTTTTACAAATTCATGCATCCCCacctcttcttccttttcttcccacCCAACCACTCCATAACCCTCCAATTGGAGCAATGAACAAGCCAATCATCCTCTCCAATGACGTTAGAAGTGAAGAGGTATAGTTTGTTTTAActatttttgcattttcaaaGCTTCCTTTTAAGAAAGATTTGTTGTGAGTGTTCGGAATTTTAGGATGTCCAAAAGTATAGTTTCAAATAGGACAAGAGATGTCTGACATTATAATTCCACTCTCTTACATTATCTTACAACAAATTTAGTGTCCAAATGATtggatttttccctttttctttttcatgttcAATTCTctattcttcatttttattaaagatgtTATCCACCCACAAAGATGAATGCATTCGAACATGATCCCACCTTAAAATATTTGTAGGttcatttaaaaatgtttttgacaGTGATTCCACGAAacatttttagtctttttaacacttgaaagataaaaaatttaaagtgttagaaatgttaaaaacgcATATTATAATCTTTATCAAACGAATTCATTTCAGGTCAAgttatttttctatcattgtttTAGAAAAACCATTTTTCCAACAAGGACAATGTTGGTGTAATTCGAAATTTAATATATGttcaatttagttttatttatttgaagcatatgaaaaagtgaaatagttgtataattttaaaatttgtgcttataaattcaattaataatgaaatttacCTATAAATTATGCATGGTGAATTCTCTTagattattttatgttttttacaacttataaattataaatattaattaataaacttattcaagtttattaaaattcataatttatatttcaaactgtataaattataatttttgataCAGTGATTtattaaaacttatatttttttgtatatgcTATTCACCCTtgtttttcatagtttttttaattatataattataatttaattttaaaatttatcatgaaataattaaataaaaattaaatttataaaaaataaacccgACACGAAGTGGCCATGTGGCCGAGTTCGGCCTTAGATTTGGGAAAAGCTACCTAGCCCAGCCCAACCCAAGTTTCTCTTTGACCAAAAAGGTCCCAAGCTGTTCAACTTCTATGAGAAGTGCTTTTAAGGAAAATCATTTAATggtatatttaaattaaaaaaaaacgtaATTTAAAGTGTTTTGGTAACACACTCCAttgtaaaaaaattttttttttggaagaattcATTATCAAGTGgttctcttgatttttaaaagtgattttcaaacATTTAGACTATGATTGGTTCGtaaaaagtttgaaggaaaatataagagaaagaaaataaagagaaaaagtagaaggaaagtaaaaaaaatatattcaaaactcaacaaattatttttatatactttttaaaattttttcacttatttagccatttcataaaaatgattgactttctttcatatttttcatagtaaaaccaaatatgagaaaataattttctttaataatttttttttcttttttaataacttCCCGATATTCAAATATagtctaatttttttaagggagTGCTTTCAAGCATTAGAAAGTACTTCTAACCCtattaaaatcactttcaaacaaGTTCGTAATCAACTTAATTGTGCTTGGTAGGTATTTGTTCGAAATTTCATCCATTAAACACAAATTGcaaatgattctaaaaaatctTTGATGATATCAACATTAAAATCCCACTGGTTAGATATCaacattcaaaatttttctaTCTTGCCCTTCTCTGCATATAGCATAAAGCTCTTCCATTGTTTGTCTTATCAAAACATCACCAATAGGGGTCTCATCAAAATAAATGCAAGATAGTTtgtcaaatatgaaaattaagaagattttttctaaatatgtcAATAATATGGACATATATTTTGTAACATGACTGGTgtacatttgaaaatttgaagttgTGAGATTTTGTGTCACAAAGCTACCTAGCCGGGGGAGTAAATTGGTAGTCCTCAATTATTATCCCAAAAATTTGATGTTGAATTAACAAATTCAAGAGCATATAGAGACAAGTTCAAGCAAAATctactaaatttataaaaattcaagtgAACAAAATTATATAGTAATCTCCTTGAGACTTATACTATCAGAATTATCTTCACATTTGCAACAGGATACCTCGATACTTTTTAATGAACTTCTCAAGGACTTGAGGGAATGTGATCTTTTATCACGAACTTCATAAACGATAATGTTTCTTTTAGGGACATTAGGTTAAGCATAGAGTATAGTGATGTTATAGGACACatcgaaaataaaattttccccCAAAAGACATATTAATAAACCCTAGTATTTGTGAGCAGATATTAGAAAGTGTAACATATCCAAATTTGGTTTAGGAAATTTGACTGAATACAAAACTATTCAAATGTGGGCAAATTTAGGGGCAAACACTTGAGAATGCCATTCAATGGCACTAGAAcgattcttaatttttattttattagtccATTGGATGTCAATTTTATGCATTTATAATGGAATTAACCCAACTATACTTATCATGCTATCTCGAAACTACATTTTCTATATTCTTGAGCTTTTATGAGTAGTATAAGTCGCAAGAAAATATGTAGTCTTACATCATGACGAAGGAATGTAGTATTTTATAGTTATGCAACCTTTTTCATCTTGGCAATAgctttaaaaaatggtttttcattattttttaatgggcCACGAGCTGGGCCGAGCTATAAACAAGGCCCAGGGGCAGCTTCTTCACCCTTACAGGCCAGGGTCAACCGTACGGACCAAGCTAAAACCTATTGGGCTTGTTTAGTCATAACATCTCCTTATTTAATATTAGAATAAAGTACAAAACCGGTTTCGGAGTAATTTTGAGgtgattaaaagtattttctaatgtttaaaaaaattttcttgtaaaaattaatatttgacaaacttttaaaaaattagagcATCAAATCACTTCTAGATATCACTTGGAATATGTTTGATAGcatttttcaaaagcatttacactagaaaaaaatatttttgaacaaaaattaagagtatgtttgataatgaatttaaaaaatatttttaatatttttaacacttgaaaatttttattattcaagtgttaaaaagtttaaaaacgttttttaaaattaatatcaaacgCACtttaagtatttgataaaatttagaaaacgcatataaaaagtaaaaaaacacttatattattttatggaaaaacatttgataggtataagtgattataaaaaaaaaacttaatacaaaaaatattttcactaaaaGCATTGCAATTACAAATATTGCAAAACACACTTTTAACTTGTTCGGCAGTGattcaaaaaaacatttttttcccttgaaagtAATTTGATGATGAAGGGTAAAAGTGGGAGCATGGTATATGACCATTGAGATAGTGGGTAATGGCTGAATCCATCAACCGGGAAACctaatgattttcaaaataaaataaaagaagatgaaaagtCCCTTGAACAAAGCAGAAAATTGAATGAGAAACCCCAAAAAGAGCTTCTAAATAATTTCATAGAATTTTTTATCATAGTTGCTCAACACAgtgataaaacaaaatttacaaGCCTTCTTGAATATGAAGGAAGCATCATGTTCTTTGGAGATGGAAGGATTGAATGAATTAGTAACTTCTAGTGTACATATACCTTTAAAAACCTACAAGAAACTAATAACAAAATAGATTTACAAAGAGAAAGTATAACTCTTCAACATATAACATCCATGAAGCTTAATGGAAATGACTTAGTTTAACAGTTTTCAGTAGAGGAAGTTAATACAACTTATTACATAATTAATAGATTTACTATAGAAATGATGCTACTCGAACTCTTTACAATAAAAGAAGcctaattttaaaagttttagggATTTTGATTGCAAGGTTTCATCCTTAGAAATGGCAAAAACCTATGAAAAATTGAAGTAAAGAGTGATAAGGACATCTTCTAAAGCTAATGACTTTAATGCTACCACTCGAGGCTTGCCCAAGTGGTAAAGGATTGGAAAAGGTTTGTAGAAGGTTCCAGAGGAGGACAAAAATTTACATATGAAGAAAAAGGGACATTTTCTAAAGCTATCTACCATATAATAGAGCCTAGAGGGTGTTTCACAAGATATTAGGGTGCAAAAAAGTTCAAATATATGACCAAATCAGCAAATCTAACTAGAGTTACTAAGATATTTGAAGTTGACTAAATGTCACAGGGGAGATTCTAGTCCATGGTATAAGAGGCCATAGCTTCTTGAGAACAACCCCAACTATGGACTTAAAACAAGAAGAGATCACCTACTAATGGTTAAAAAAGGCTCACATCTAAACAGCAAGACTAGATGATTAAAACCATGGACGATTATGTTAAATGCACCTTATTCATATTAATACTCAACTTTTTCGCATTTTTACTAAAGTTTATCAAAGATTAAGCCAATTTGCTTACATTATCAAGGCTCCACATTATCTCCTTTCTTCGATCTTTTGCATTGCCCTGTTTTCATAAACCACCAAAACCTGGAGCAATGTTAATTATTCAATCAAATATGATATTcggggaaaaaagaaataacatatctttttgttttttcttgcaTTCAGTGAGCACTGATCCAATATAAAAACCTAACAGGTTTTGGAACATCTGTTACAGACATACTCTATAACAGGAGGGGGAAAATGAATGGGAAGGTGATCAAAATGGCCAATTACAGAACAACTGAAATGCCTTCCTTTCTGGGAGGAAGCACCGCTTTCTTATTTCCAGGGAAGGCATTCTGTGAGATATCCACCAGGGCTTTGAAGGTGTAAGGTTCATGCATAGACAGCTCTGAGAGAACTTTCCTGTTCAGCTGGATGTTCTCCTTCATCAACCCATGTATAAAGTTATTGTAATTAACCTGTGAGACAAGACCAAGGTAGAAAACGAAGGAAACAAATAAGTCAAATTCTAGCTTACGTATACTGTTATTGAAGGAAAGCCTCCTATATTTTCAGAACAGACAAGTATGAGGATGATAACATAGCAAAATTATGCTTGAAATTTTACAATAGTTATGCTTGAATATTTAGGCTCTCTCTCTCAAACCAATCTCCCCCTCCTGGCTCTTCCccttttacattttattttattttattttttatgttcaaaataGGTTAGAAAATTTGACATGGTAATATTTTACCACAGGATCTAAGATCATAATCCATGGAGCAGAGCAAGAAGAACAGAACCGACTATCTAGCTCATTGTAAGGGAAGTATGGAGAGTGAAGCCAACTGGGAAAAGGATGTAATTTTGTTGCAATTCGAAAAGGCAGTGCAAAAGTACTTGCAGTCTAAGTTGACCAGGGTGTCGACTCCACCTAGTGAGAGCAGTTTATTAGCGCCCTAACAACTTTGATTCAGAACAAAGGCCCCAAATGGTGGCACCTTGCAGAACATTCCAAAACCCAGACAAGGTGGTCATTAACAGGTTTACTGCATTAGAAGAATGGCTTTGCGGCATGAAATTTGCTGCTGCAGCAGCATTGGAGCAACATGGCACAACAAGCAACAACTCAAACTTGAGTGATGGACACAATGGCTGCTTGGCTAAGCTTCTGAGTAGAATAAGCATTTTATTATATGTGTGCATATATCTCTATATTCGATAAccctaaaatcatttttcaattatcACAAGGCTTAAAACCTAGAATGTTCTATCCTTGCTCATCAATTAAGCAAGTTCACACAGAAATATTCTCAGTTTTATGTGCTACTCCCTTAACCAACATAATAGGCCACCGATTACGATGCCTAATCATTACAATGATTTGCAGTATCATTGGCACTACTACCACAAGCAACACCACTGCTAACAATCCATAAAACACAacaattattcttttaaaatcttCAGTCATCAATATGAACATCCTCGCTACCATCGTAATAGGTAACATTTTTCTCTGTTACAATTAGAATAAATGTGAACTATTGCATTTTCAAGCTATATTGTCAAGCTGTGAACATTAATGCTCAGAATGGCAATATATGAAATCGTTAGGGATGAGTCGAGCTTAGTTGTTGCCCTAACAGTAGTCAAAGtaattcattttcaaacaatttgcAACAGAGATGGATTGCTGAAAACAAATCATTTAAGGATAAAAATCATCTATGCATCAAAAAGTGTGAGAAAGATCGAGAAAGAAATTAGAGAAGGAGAAATTGATAGAAATGAGTTAAAGAAAGTGGTATTTACAGAGCagttgaaaaggaaaaaggatgtATGTAAAAAAGAGAAGCATACTCCGTGCAGGCGGGAGCCAGCATTAATCCTTTCGATCCAAAGAGAGCGCATGTCCCTTTTTTTGGTTCTTCGATCTCTGTAAGAATACTGCAATGCCTTCTCCACCCTCTCTCTCGCTATCCTTATGCAGTTCTTCGCCCTCCCCCTGAATCCTTTTGCTAGCTTAAATATTTTGTCCTTGTTCATCTTTCTATCTTTCTCAATGCAGACTGCACATTCACACAAAGGTGTTAATTCCACTTTGCTTGGCATTTACCTTGGAATGGTTTGTACAATATCAATCAAGTGGAAGTCACTGCTATGAAATCACAGGCATTTAACCATTTACCCTGTGTCATTCAAAGAGAAGGGAACACTATAGATGGGGGAGCCTACTTGGCCCCTTTGATGAAATGAGCAAATTAACCTCAACTCTAACAATGTAATGCTGACAGGAGTGCCAGTGATCCCATCAATGACAAGCATCCTTTGAGAAGTTAGTACCAAGTACTACCCCACAAATCATCAATGGGCCCCTTCTATAttcaaagattcccacattCGTCTTGTGCCAAATCACCCAAGGAGTGGCTAAGCTCGGTTTTCACAACATCCCCCACCAGGTTTCTTCCTCAACCCTTCCAAAGAAACATACATCCTAAGACCACAACCAcccctcttccatttttttatatgataaaatgaTAAAGGGGGTAATTTTACAAACTTCCAAAAACATTGGGTTTTATGTTGACTCCTATGATTATAAATACTTCTCtctctcatattttttgtactcGTTGTTTTCAGATTTTAGTTCATGAAACAAATCAAAACCACTTGTCCCTCCTTTAGTGATAAACATATTTCAACTTTGATCCATGATTAACCCATAGTCTCCCAAATTACTATAATCCTTCATGGATTCATTGTTCATGAAGGTCACTAAGTTGTAGTCTGACTGCTAATGGAGATTGTTCCCAATGgtttttctaacaaaaaaaaaaaaaaacaaaaaaaacggAGACCACTTTATTCATCCTGGCACACCTAAGGAGTACGCAAAATGAAAGGAACGGACAGTTTGGTAGGAAAAATGCAAACTTCACAAATGTTTTCATAGCTGAAAATAAAACCAAtgaacattttcattttttattgtgaaatgcttgcattttttttccagaTGCAGAAATCAGTATTTTGAATGCTCTCTAAAAAAAGACACTTCTAAGAAACATTTCCATGAACGGTTTCTGAAAACATGTTGCCCAACATGTTCTCTATACCATAtcaatttttccaattttagaAACAGAAAACATTTTCTCGAGAAACAGGCCCCGAAAAATTTACATCATTCATTAACATCAGAGCCTACAGGGGGAACTCTGGCCCTAAATACAAGTCTATAAAATTCCCGGCATTGAATCGAGCAAGCACTGTAAAACTCCAACAGAACCCAAGCAACATTCAATTTCAAAAGCATTTAAGATAATTGCTGTTTCCCACAATTTCTTGAAAAAGGCATAAGCCTCTTCCAAGCGAAAAAAATCATGCAATTTCGCTTCGAAGGCCAGAATAGAATATTCCAGATGTCAAGCACATGGCTACCAAGATTAAGACAGTTAAATTCCCGCCTCTCCTAATTCATATTTCATATGCAACAGGCATGAATTCCAGTAATTTGTACGGAAAATTAC contains the following coding sequences:
- the LOC100263906 gene encoding uncharacterized protein LOC100263906, which encodes MNKDKIFKLAKGFRGRAKNCIRIARERVEKALQYSYRDRRTKKRDMRSLWIERINAGSRLHGVNYNNFIHGLMKENIQLNRKVLSELSMHEPYTFKALVDISQNAFPGNKKAVLPPRKEGISVVL